A genomic window from Corvus hawaiiensis isolate bCorHaw1 chromosome 29, bCorHaw1.pri.cur, whole genome shotgun sequence includes:
- the LOC125318098 gene encoding lysosomal acid glucosylceramidase-like has protein sequence MGAIGALCWRLLLVLLAVNRAAGARPCSPKYFGRDAMVCVCNATYCDTLDPLVLPAIGSYAKYESSKAGKRLERSEGTFQRSLCAPDVVLTLDTTQQFQRVKGFGGSITDAAAINILSLPERAQDHLLRSYFSEEGLEYNLIRLPMASCDFSLHAYTYDDIPYDYELTHFSLRDEDTKLKIPLLHRASAMSKRPLSLYASPWTSPTWLKTSESYVGKGTLKGQAGDRYHKTWANYFIRFLDEYAKHNLTFWAVTAENEPTAGLINNYPFQCLGFTAEQQRDFIAQDLGPALANSSHRHIQLIILDDNRLHLPHWAKVVLEDEKAARYVHGIGIHWYLDFIGPIQDTVLPTHELFPDYFILATEASIGAHFWERDVILGCWERGNQYSHSILTNLNHFVAGWTDWNLALDLEGGPNWVKNYVDSPVIVDSSEGIFYKQPMFYHMGHFSKFIPEGSQRVGLTASKESKKTALEYTAFLRPDGAVVVVVLNRSPQDITFGLADTVGLIAAVAPANSIQTYLWRRQ, from the exons atGGGGGCCATCGGTGCCCTGTGCTggcggctgctgctggtgctgctggccgTGAACCGGGCCGCAG GCGCCCGGCCCTGCAGCCCCAAGTACTTCGGCCGCGATGCCATGGTCTGCGTCTGCAATGCCACGTACTGCGACACGCTGGACCCCCTGGTCCTGCCGGCCATCGGCTCCTACGCCAAGTACGAGAGCAGCAAGGCCGGCAAGCGGCTGGAGCGGAGCGAGGGGACCTTCCAGCGCAGCCTCTGTGCCCCAG atgTTGTCCTCACCCTGGACACGACGCAGCAGTTCCAGAGGGTGAAGGGTTTTGGTGGTTCCATCACCGACGCGGCTGCCATCAACATCTTATCCCTGCCGGAGAGAGCGCAGGATCACCTGCTGCGCTCGTACTTCTCTGAGGAAG ggctggagtaCAACCTCATCCGGCTGCCCATGGCCAGCTGCGACTTCTCCCTCCACGCCTACACCTACGATGACATCCCCTACGACTACGAGCTCACCCACTTCAGCCTGCGAGACGAGGACACGAAGCTGAAG ATCCCCCTCCTTCACCGAGCCTCAGCCATGAGCAAGCGGCCGCTGTCCCTGTATGCCAGCCCCTGGACCTCCCCCACCTGGCTGAAGACCAGCGAGTCCTACGTGGGGAAGGGGACACTgaaggggcaggcaggggacagGTACCACAAGACCTGGGCCAACTACTTCATACG GTTCCTGGATGAATACGCCAAGCACAACCTGACCTTCTGGGCGGTGACAGCAGAGAACGAGCCCACGGCCGGGCTGATCAACAACtaccccttccagtgcctgggCTTCACGGCCGAGCAGCAGCGGGACTTCATCGCTCAGGACCTGGGCCCAGCGCTGGCCAACAGCTCCCACCGCCACATCCAGCTCATCATCCTGGACGACAACCGGCTGCACCTCCCGCACTGGGCCAAAGTG GTCCTGGAGGATGAGAAGGCAGCTCGCTACGTCCACGGCATCGGCATCCACTGGTACCTGGACTTCATCGGCCCCATACAGGACACAGTGTTGCCCACTCATGAGCTCTTCCCTGACTACTTTATCCTGGCCACGGAGGCGTCCATTGGGGCCCATTTCTGGGAGCGGGATGTGAtcctgggctgctgggagcGGGGGAACCAGTACAGCCACAGCATCCTGACG AATCTGAACCATTTTGTGGCCGGCTGGACTGACTGGAATCTGGCCCTGGATCTGGAGGGGGGCCCCAACTGGGTCAAGAACTATGTGGACAGCCCCGTCATCGTGGACAGCAGCGAAGGCATCTTCTACAAGCAGCCCATGTTCTACCACATGGGGCACTTCAG TAAATTCATCCCCGAGGGCTCCCAGCGCGTGGGGCTCACCGCCTCCAAAGAGTCCAAGAAGACAGCGCTGGAGTACACGGCGTTCCTGCGGCCCGACGgggctgtggtggtggtggttctGAACCG ctcccctcAGGACATCACCTTCGGGCTGGCGGACACCGTCGGCCTCATCGCAGCCGTGGCTCCGGCCAACTCCATCCAGACCTACCTGTGGCGGCGGCAGTGA
- the LOC125318097 gene encoding lysosomal acid glucosylceramidase-like isoform X1 yields the protein MSRGVGTSWVTGPGAAPWDPPELGDRGRAMGAAGILGWLLLLLVPVPQVAAARPCIPKDFGHGSLVCVCNATYCDTLDPLVLPAPGSYVKYESSKAGKRLERSEGTFQSSLRTPELLLTLNISALYQHVKGFGGSLSDAAAMNILKLSQPAQDNLLRSYFSESGIEYNLIRVPMACSDFSVRPYSYDDVPDDYELKHFRLVDEDVKMKIPLLRRALAMSKRQLLLFASPWTAPAWMRSNGDVRGKGTLKGHAGDKYHKTWANYFIKFLDEYSKHNVTFWAVTAQNEPLAGLFTPPQAPTIAFTAAQQRDFIAQDLGPALARSPHRTRLLMLDDQRIHLPHWAKVVLGNATAARYVAGLAVHWYLDAIVPPGCSLEATHKLFPDHFLLYTEACTGFFMFRFAVSLGCWERGDHYSYSILTVMNHFVSGWTDWNLALDQEGGPNWVKNFVDSPVIVDGSKDIFYKQPMFYHLGHFSKFIPEGSRRVGLHSSRRCLLCQLEHVAVVRPDGALVLVVLNRSGRDVPLGIRDPAMGFIETVAPAHSIQTYLWRQQ from the exons ATGTCCAGGGGAGTGGGAACATCCTGGGTGACGGGACCAG gtgctgctccctgggaccCGCCAGAGCTCGGGGACCGCGGAAGGGCCATGGGGGCTGCCGGCAtcctgggctggctgctgctgctgctggtgccagtgcCCCAGGTGGCAG CTGCCCGACCCTGCATCCCCAAGGATTTTGGGCACGGCTCGCTGGTCTGCGTCTGCAATGCCACGTACTGCGACACGCTGGACCCCCTGGTCCTGCCGGCCCCCGGCTCCTACGTCAAGTACGAGAGCAGCAAGGCCGGCAAGCGGCTGGAGCGGAGCGAGGGGACCTTCCAGAGCAGTCTGCGCACCCCAG agctgctgctgacgCTCAACATCTCCGCGCTGTACCAGCACGTGAAGGGCTTCGGCGGGTCCCTCTCTGATGCAGCTGCCATGAACATCCTGAAGCTGTCACAGCCGGCCCAGGACAACCTGCTGCGCTCCTACTTCTCTGAGAGCG GGATTGAGTACAACCTCATCCGGGTCCCCATGGCTTGCAGCGACTTCTCCGTGCGCCCCTACAGCTATGATGATGTCCCTGACGACTACGAGCTGAAGCACTTCAGGCTGGTGGACGAGGATGTGAAGATGAAG ATTCCCCTCCTGCGCCGAGCTTTGGCCATGAGCAAGCGGCAGCTGTTGCTGTTCGCCAGCCCCTGGACTGCCCCAGCCTGGATGAGGAGTAACGGGGACGTCCGTGGGAAAGGCACTCTGAAAGGGCACGCAGGGGACAAGTACCACAAGACCTGGGCCAACTACTTCATCAA GTTCCTGGATGAATACTCCAAACACAACGTGACCTTCTGGGCAGTGACGGCACAGAACGAGCCACTGGCAGGGCTCTTCACGCCCCCCCAGGCCCCCACCATCGCCTTCACGGCCGCACAGCAGCGAGACTTCATCGCCCAGGACCTGGGCCCCGCGCTGGCCCGCAGCCCCCACCGCACGCGGCTCCTCATGCTCGACGACCAGCGCATCCACCTCCCACACTGGGCCAAAGTG GTCCTGGGGAATGCCACAGCTGCCCGTTATGTGGCTGGCCTGGCGGTCCACTGGTACTTGGATGCCATCGTCCCGCCCGGCTGCAGCCTGGAGGCCACCCACAAGCTCTTCCCTGACCATTTCCTCCTCTACACGGAGGCCTGCACTGGCTTCTTCATGTTCCGCTTCGCCgtgtccctgggctgctgggagcGAGGGGACCACTACAGCTACAGCATCCTGACG GTCATGAACCACTTTGTGTCCGGTTGGACCGACTGGAACCTGGCCCTGGATCAGGAGGGGGGCCCCAACTGGGTTAAGAACTTTGTGGACAGCCCCGTCATTGTGGATGGCAGCAAGGACATCTTCTACAAGCAGCCCATGTTCTACCACCTGGGGCACTTCAG CAAGTTCATCCCCGAGGGCTCCCGGCGGGTGGGGCTGCACAGCAGCCGCCGCTgcctcctctgccagctggagcACGTGGCCGTCGTGCGCCCCGATGGTGCCCTTGTGCTGGTGGTCCTCAACAG GTCTGGCCGGGATGTGCCACTTGGAATCCGGGACCCTGCCATGGGGTTCATCGAGACCGTGGCTCCAGCCCACTCCATCCAGACCTACCTGTGGCGCCAGCAGTGA
- the LOC125318088 gene encoding LOW QUALITY PROTEIN: lysosomal acid glucosylceramidase-like (The sequence of the model RefSeq protein was modified relative to this genomic sequence to represent the inferred CDS: inserted 2 bases in 1 codon): MEAPGGLASILPSPAFLWPLEQVSGELCKCCGVWKAHWSQVAKSSPGSSSNXESHELSHSKLTFPAPPDASPPTRHSQDTGPAAAAAETQREVVWQQLQSVQQHRLSCCSRGAMGPGCASILGWLLLAQVALQATGGRPCDAKDFGHGSLVCACSATYCDTLDPLVLPAPGSYVKYESSKAGKRLERSEGSFQHNAKTPDFHLTLDTAQRYQKVKGFGGSITDAAAINIQSLSKDAQNHLLRSYFSEEGIEYNLVRVPMASTDFSIRLYTYADAEGDFELRRFNLTEEDTRMKIPILQAAQAVAKRPLSLYASPWTSPVWMKTNGAMTGRGTLKGSPGDKYHRAWAKYFIRFLDEYAKHNLTFWAVTAGNEPTAGEIVFYPFQCLGFSPEHQRDFIAQDLGPALANSSHRHVQLIILDDQRVMLPYWAQVVLKDPVAASYISGIGIHWYLDFLAPIDLTLSITHHLFPDYFLISTEASTGSYFWEPRVVLGGWDRGSKYSHSILTNLNNYVTGWTDWNLALDMEGGPNWSKNYVDSPVIVDSSKDVFYKQPMFYHLGHFSKFIPEGSQRVGLAVSKKCRRCDLEHSAFLRPDGAIVLVVLNRSPMDVSFGISDPRAGFIEAVAPGDSIQTFLWKQPRPAEE; this comes from the exons ATGGAGGCACCTGGGGGGCTGGCGAGcatcctcccctccccagctttCCTCTGgccactggaacaggtttcagGAGAGCTTTGCAAATGCTGCGGTGTGTGGAAAGCTCACTGGAGCCAGGTTGCAAAATCATCCCCAGGCTCCTCTTCAAA AGAGTCTCATGAGCTGTCCCATTCCAAACTCACCTTTCCTGCTCCGCCAGATGCATCACCTCCcaccaggcacagccaggacacaggtcctgctgccgctgccgcagAGACGCAGCGAGAGGTGGTTTGGCAGCAG CTCCAGAGTGTCCAACAGCATcgtctgagctgctgcagcagaggtgcCATggggccaggctgtgccagcatcctgggctggctcctgctggcacaggtggcccTGCAGGCCACAG gtggCCGTCCCTGTGATGCCAAGGATTTTGGGCACGGCTCGCTGGTGTGTGCCTGCAGTGCCACGTACTGCGACACGCTGGACCCCCTGGTCCTGCCGGCCCCCGGCTCCTACGTCAAGTACGAGAGCAGCAAGGCCGGCAAGCGGCTGGAGCGGAGTGAGGGGAGCTTCCAGCACAACGCCAAGACCCCAG ATTTCCACCTCACCCTGGACACGGCGCAGAGGTATCAGAAGGTGAAGGGGTTTGGTGGCTCCATCACCGACGCAGCTGCCATCAACATCCAGTCCCTGTCCAAGGATGCCCAGAACCACCTGCTCCGCTCCTACTTCTCCGAGGAAG GCATTGAGTACAACCTGGTGCGTGTGCCCATGGCCAGCACCGACTTCTCCATCCGCCTGTACACCTATGCCGACGCCGAGGGCGACTTCGAGCTGAGGCGGTTCAACCTGACAGAGGAGGACACACGCATGAAG ATCCCCATCCTCCAAGCAGCTCAGGCAGTGGCCAAGCGGCCGCTGTCGCTGTATGCCAGCCCCTGGACCTCCCCAGTCTGGATGAAGACGAATGGAGCGATGACAGGGAGGGGAACACTGAAGGGCAGCCCCGGGGACAAGTACCACAGGGCCTGGGCCAAGTACTTCATCCG GTTCCTGGATGAATACGCCAAGCACAACCTGACCTTCTGGGCAGTGACGGCAGGGAACGAGCCCACGGCCGGTGAGATCGTCTTCtaccccttccagtgcctgggCTTCTCCCCTGAGCACCAGCGGGACTTCATTGCCCAGGACTTGGGCCCGGCGCTGGCCAACAGCTCCCACCGCCATGTCCAGCTCATCATCCTGGATGACCAGAGGGTGATGCTGCCCTACTGGGCCCAGGTG GTTCTCAAAGACCCTGTGGCCGCCAGCTACATCAGCGGCATCGGCATCCACTGGTACCTGGACTTTCTGGCGCCCATCGACCTGACCCTCTCCATCACCCACCACCTCTTCCCGGACTATTTCCTCATCTCCACAGAGGCCTCCACAGGCTCCTACTTCTGGGAGCCCAGGGTGGTGCTGGGTGGCTGGGACCGAGGCAGCAAGTACAGCCACAGCATCCTGACG aACCTCAACAACTACGTGACGGGTTGGACCGACTGGAACCTGGCCCTGGACATGGAGGGAGGCCCCAACTGGAGCAAGAACTACGTGGACAGCCCCGTCATTGTGGACAGCAGCAAGGACGTCTTCTACAAGCAGCCCATGTTCTACCACCTGGGGCACTTCAG CAAGTTCATCCCCGAGGGCTCACAGCGTGTGGGACTGGCCGTCTCCAAGAAGTGCCGCCGGTGTGACCTGGAGCACTCGGCTTTCCTGCGCCCCGATGGTGCCATCGTCCTGGTGGTCCTGAACCG CTCCCCCATGGACGTGTCCTTTGGGATCTCTGACCCGCGGGCCGGCTTCATCGAGGCCGTGGCTCCCGGCGACTCCATCCAGACGTTCCTCTGGAAGCAGCCACGGCCAGCAGAGGAGTGA
- the LOC125318097 gene encoding lysosomal acid glucosylceramidase-like isoform X2, producing MSRGVGTSWVTGPGAAPWDPPELGDRGRAMGAAGILGWLLLLLVPVPQVAAARPCIPKDFGHGSLVCVCNATYCDTLDPLVLPAPGSYVKYESSKAGKRLERSEGTFQSSLRTPELLLTLNISALYQHVKGFGGSLSDAAAMNILKLSQPAQDNLLRSYFSESGIEYNLIRVPMACSDFSVRPYSYDDVPDDYELKHFRLVDEDVKMKIPLLRRALAMSKRQLLLFASPWTAPAWMRSNGDVRGKGTLKGHAGDKYHKTWANYFIKFLDEYSKHNVTFWAVTAQNEPLAGLFTPPQAPTIAFTAAQQRDFIAQDLGPALARSPHRTRLLMLDDQRIHLPHWAKVVMNHFVSGWTDWNLALDQEGGPNWVKNFVDSPVIVDGSKDIFYKQPMFYHLGHFSKFIPEGSRRVGLHSSRRCLLCQLEHVAVVRPDGALVLVVLNRSGRDVPLGIRDPAMGFIETVAPAHSIQTYLWRQQ from the exons ATGTCCAGGGGAGTGGGAACATCCTGGGTGACGGGACCAG gtgctgctccctgggaccCGCCAGAGCTCGGGGACCGCGGAAGGGCCATGGGGGCTGCCGGCAtcctgggctggctgctgctgctgctggtgccagtgcCCCAGGTGGCAG CTGCCCGACCCTGCATCCCCAAGGATTTTGGGCACGGCTCGCTGGTCTGCGTCTGCAATGCCACGTACTGCGACACGCTGGACCCCCTGGTCCTGCCGGCCCCCGGCTCCTACGTCAAGTACGAGAGCAGCAAGGCCGGCAAGCGGCTGGAGCGGAGCGAGGGGACCTTCCAGAGCAGTCTGCGCACCCCAG agctgctgctgacgCTCAACATCTCCGCGCTGTACCAGCACGTGAAGGGCTTCGGCGGGTCCCTCTCTGATGCAGCTGCCATGAACATCCTGAAGCTGTCACAGCCGGCCCAGGACAACCTGCTGCGCTCCTACTTCTCTGAGAGCG GGATTGAGTACAACCTCATCCGGGTCCCCATGGCTTGCAGCGACTTCTCCGTGCGCCCCTACAGCTATGATGATGTCCCTGACGACTACGAGCTGAAGCACTTCAGGCTGGTGGACGAGGATGTGAAGATGAAG ATTCCCCTCCTGCGCCGAGCTTTGGCCATGAGCAAGCGGCAGCTGTTGCTGTTCGCCAGCCCCTGGACTGCCCCAGCCTGGATGAGGAGTAACGGGGACGTCCGTGGGAAAGGCACTCTGAAAGGGCACGCAGGGGACAAGTACCACAAGACCTGGGCCAACTACTTCATCAA GTTCCTGGATGAATACTCCAAACACAACGTGACCTTCTGGGCAGTGACGGCACAGAACGAGCCACTGGCAGGGCTCTTCACGCCCCCCCAGGCCCCCACCATCGCCTTCACGGCCGCACAGCAGCGAGACTTCATCGCCCAGGACCTGGGCCCCGCGCTGGCCCGCAGCCCCCACCGCACGCGGCTCCTCATGCTCGACGACCAGCGCATCCACCTCCCACACTGGGCCAAAGTG GTCATGAACCACTTTGTGTCCGGTTGGACCGACTGGAACCTGGCCCTGGATCAGGAGGGGGGCCCCAACTGGGTTAAGAACTTTGTGGACAGCCCCGTCATTGTGGATGGCAGCAAGGACATCTTCTACAAGCAGCCCATGTTCTACCACCTGGGGCACTTCAG CAAGTTCATCCCCGAGGGCTCCCGGCGGGTGGGGCTGCACAGCAGCCGCCGCTgcctcctctgccagctggagcACGTGGCCGTCGTGCGCCCCGATGGTGCCCTTGTGCTGGTGGTCCTCAACAG GTCTGGCCGGGATGTGCCACTTGGAATCCGGGACCCTGCCATGGGGTTCATCGAGACCGTGGCTCCAGCCCACTCCATCCAGACCTACCTGTGGCGCCAGCAGTGA
- the FAM189B gene encoding protein FAM189B isoform X1 — protein MPSPTDSSRSLTGRSSRSLTHLRLQRTWLQVLLVLGLVQAILGVLIVTFSLVAAAITPSTKIRHSCPSWAGFSLALSGLVGIISWKRPLTLVIAFFTLLSVLGVMLSLAGSILSCQNAQLVKTLEACERERDSCVCCQARSEPPPASCSQQSEMLTMFPNPNCRSIRVALKDLLFSVCGLTIFSTIVCTLSAVVCCIQIFSLDIVHVLVPQRSSSVTLECTSPPDTFLQSMMDFEEFVPPVPPPPYYPPEYTCSSETDAQSITYNGSMDSPVPLYPTDFPPSYETVMGLRGDSQATLFDSQLTDGSHACTCDRVPSIVLSGEVSMDSGSLIMSEIMDIPGDSSPSEDSCLLELQGSMRSVDYVLFRSIQRSRADYCLSVDCVQCSHHARSPTLGLQGPFEEMPQPRVRGERSYSCSTAEPGHDGILVGGAVTHSCNRLAGLARCAGPCFPEVRLKDKGSSLQGRGGGRPTDPGAGRPRRNSETSCPSSPAPGLAPRPLLRSHSDPGVPMAGHTADFREVLYTKALEDTVSDSSADTGLCSEACLLHRSHCDSPPLLRAGSVGKNKLPPCKKVPQQLSKTTTRSLGDLKGYRGTRGLVARFLQRPKRSPAAGMEVSGHSFHGHKQAPWSAWPGAERPHEGIHLQSCGDLSSTSSLRRLLSARRLERSRPRSLSGACKESAL, from the exons ATGCCCTCCCCCACCGACTCCAGCCGCTCGCTGACCGgccgcagctcccgcagcctCACCCACCTCCGCCTTCAGCgcacctggctgcaggtccTGCTGGTCCTGGGTCTCGTCCAAGCCATCCTGGGCGTCCTCATCGTCACCTTCAGCCTGGTGGCGGCCGCTATCACGCCCTCCACCAAAATCCGTCACTCCTGCCCGTCCTGGGCCGGCTTCTCG CTGGCACTGTCCGGGCTCGTGGGCATCATCTCCTGGAAGCGGCCGCTCACCCTGGTG ATCGCCTTCTTCACGCTGCTCTCGGTGCTGGGCGTCATGCTGAGCCTCGCCGGCTCCATCCTGTCCTGCCAGAACGCGCAGCTGGTGAAGACCCTGGAGGCCTGCGAGAGG GAGAGGGACTCGTGTGTCTGCTGCCAGGCCCGCTCGGAGCCCCCGcctgcctcctgcagccagcagagcgAGATGCTGACCATGTTCCCCAACCCCAACTGCCGGAGCATCCGTGTGGCACTCAAG GATCTCCTCTTCAGCGTCTGCGGCTTGACCATCTTCTCCACCATCGTCTGCACGCTCTCTGCTGTCGTGTGCTGCATCCAGATCTTCTCCCTCGACATCGTCCACGTG ctggtccCACAGCGCTCGAGCTCTGTGACATTGGAGTGCACGTCCCCACCTGACACCTTTCTGCAGAGCATGATGGACTTCGAGGAGTTtgtgcccccagtgccaccgCCCCCCTATTACCCCCCTGAGTACACCTGCAGCTCTGAGACGGACGCGCAGAG CATCACCTACAACGGCTCCATGGACAGCCCCGTGCCCCTCTACCCAACCGACTTCCCCCCATCCTATGAGACTGTGATGGGGCTGCGGGGAGACAGCCAG GCCACCCTGTTTGACTCGCAGCTGACAGACGGCTCCCATGCCTGTACCTGCGACCGCGTCCCCTCCATCGTGCTCAGCGGAGAAG TATCCATGGACAGCGGGTCCCTGATCATGTCCGAGATCATGGACATCCCCGGGGACAGCAGCCCCTCGGAGGACTCgtgcctgctggagctgcagggctccATGCGCTCCGTCGACTACGTCCTGTTCCGCTCCATCCAGCGCAGCCGCGCCGATTATTGCCTGAGCGTGGACTGCGTGCAGTGCAGCCACCACGCGCGCAGCCCCACGCTGGGCTTGCAGGGCCCCTTCGAGGAGATGCCGCAGCCCCGCGTGCGGGGCGAGCGATCCTATTCCTGCTCCACCGCGGAGCCCGGCCACGACGGCATCCTGGTGGGGGGAGCCGTCACCCACAGCTGCAACCGGCTGGCCGGGCTGGCGCGCTGCGCCGGGCCCTGCTTCCCCGAGGTGCGGCTCAAGGACAAGGGTTCCTCGCTGCAGGGGCGCGGGGGTGGCCGCCCCACGGACCCTGGTGCCGGCCGCCCCCGGCGTAACAGCGAGACCTCCTGCCCCTCGtccccggccccggggctggcCCCGCGCCCGCTCCTGAGGTCACACAGTGACCCCGGCGTCCCGATGGCTGGCCATACTG CAGATTTCAGGGAAGTACTTTATACCAAAGCACTGGAGGACACCGTGTCCGATTCCTCCGCTGATACAG GGCTGTGCTCTGAGGCCTGCCTGCTCCACCGTTCCCACTGTGACTCCCCGCCGCTTCTCCGGGCCGGCTCGGTGGGGAAGAACAAGCTGCCACCCTGCAAGAAGGTGCCGCAGCAGCTGTCAAAGACAACCACCCGCTCCCTGGGGGACCTCAAGGGCTACCGGGGCACCCGTGGGCTGGTGGCTAGGTTCCTGCAGAGACCCAAGCGCAGCCCGGCAGCTGGCATGGAGGTGTCTGGGCACAGCTTCCACGGGCACAAACAG GCTCCCTGGAGTGCCTGGCCGGGCGCAGAGCGGCCCCACGAAGGAatccacctgcagagctgcggGGACCTGAGCTCCACCTCGTCCCTGCGCCGGCTCCTGTCCGCGCGCCGGCTGGAGCGCAGCCGCCCCCGGAGCCTCAGCGGGGCCTGCAAAGAGAGCGCGCTCTGA
- the FAM189B gene encoding protein FAM189B isoform X2, giving the protein MPSPTDSSRSLTGRSSRSLTHLRLQRTWLQVLLVLGLVQAILGVLIVTFSLVAAAITPSTKIRHSCPSWAGFSLALSGLVGIISWKRPLTLVIAFFTLLSVLGVMLSLAGSILSCQNAQLVKTLEACERERDSCVCCQARSEPPPASCSQQSEMLTMFPNPNCRSIRVALKDLLFSVCGLTIFSTIVCTLSAVVCCIQIFSLDIVHVLVPQRSSSVTLECTSPPDTFLQSMMDFEEFVPPVPPPPYYPPEYTCSSETDAQSITYNGSMDSPVPLYPTDFPPSYETVMGLRGDSQATLFDSQLTDGSHACTCDRVPSIVLSGEVSMDSGSLIMSEIMDIPGDSSPSEDSCLLELQGSMRSVDYVLFRSIQRSRADYCLSVDCVQCSHHARSPTLGLQGPFEEMPQPRVRGERSYSCSTAEPGHDGILVGGAVTHSCNRLAGLARCAGPCFPEVRLKDKGSSLQGRGGGRPTDPGAGRPRRNSETSCPSSPAPGLAPRPLLRSHSDPGVPMAGHTDFREVLYTKALEDTVSDSSADTGLCSEACLLHRSHCDSPPLLRAGSVGKNKLPPCKKVPQQLSKTTTRSLGDLKGYRGTRGLVARFLQRPKRSPAAGMEVSGHSFHGHKQAPWSAWPGAERPHEGIHLQSCGDLSSTSSLRRLLSARRLERSRPRSLSGACKESAL; this is encoded by the exons ATGCCCTCCCCCACCGACTCCAGCCGCTCGCTGACCGgccgcagctcccgcagcctCACCCACCTCCGCCTTCAGCgcacctggctgcaggtccTGCTGGTCCTGGGTCTCGTCCAAGCCATCCTGGGCGTCCTCATCGTCACCTTCAGCCTGGTGGCGGCCGCTATCACGCCCTCCACCAAAATCCGTCACTCCTGCCCGTCCTGGGCCGGCTTCTCG CTGGCACTGTCCGGGCTCGTGGGCATCATCTCCTGGAAGCGGCCGCTCACCCTGGTG ATCGCCTTCTTCACGCTGCTCTCGGTGCTGGGCGTCATGCTGAGCCTCGCCGGCTCCATCCTGTCCTGCCAGAACGCGCAGCTGGTGAAGACCCTGGAGGCCTGCGAGAGG GAGAGGGACTCGTGTGTCTGCTGCCAGGCCCGCTCGGAGCCCCCGcctgcctcctgcagccagcagagcgAGATGCTGACCATGTTCCCCAACCCCAACTGCCGGAGCATCCGTGTGGCACTCAAG GATCTCCTCTTCAGCGTCTGCGGCTTGACCATCTTCTCCACCATCGTCTGCACGCTCTCTGCTGTCGTGTGCTGCATCCAGATCTTCTCCCTCGACATCGTCCACGTG ctggtccCACAGCGCTCGAGCTCTGTGACATTGGAGTGCACGTCCCCACCTGACACCTTTCTGCAGAGCATGATGGACTTCGAGGAGTTtgtgcccccagtgccaccgCCCCCCTATTACCCCCCTGAGTACACCTGCAGCTCTGAGACGGACGCGCAGAG CATCACCTACAACGGCTCCATGGACAGCCCCGTGCCCCTCTACCCAACCGACTTCCCCCCATCCTATGAGACTGTGATGGGGCTGCGGGGAGACAGCCAG GCCACCCTGTTTGACTCGCAGCTGACAGACGGCTCCCATGCCTGTACCTGCGACCGCGTCCCCTCCATCGTGCTCAGCGGAGAAG TATCCATGGACAGCGGGTCCCTGATCATGTCCGAGATCATGGACATCCCCGGGGACAGCAGCCCCTCGGAGGACTCgtgcctgctggagctgcagggctccATGCGCTCCGTCGACTACGTCCTGTTCCGCTCCATCCAGCGCAGCCGCGCCGATTATTGCCTGAGCGTGGACTGCGTGCAGTGCAGCCACCACGCGCGCAGCCCCACGCTGGGCTTGCAGGGCCCCTTCGAGGAGATGCCGCAGCCCCGCGTGCGGGGCGAGCGATCCTATTCCTGCTCCACCGCGGAGCCCGGCCACGACGGCATCCTGGTGGGGGGAGCCGTCACCCACAGCTGCAACCGGCTGGCCGGGCTGGCGCGCTGCGCCGGGCCCTGCTTCCCCGAGGTGCGGCTCAAGGACAAGGGTTCCTCGCTGCAGGGGCGCGGGGGTGGCCGCCCCACGGACCCTGGTGCCGGCCGCCCCCGGCGTAACAGCGAGACCTCCTGCCCCTCGtccccggccccggggctggcCCCGCGCCCGCTCCTGAGGTCACACAGTGACCCCGGCGTCCCGATGGCTGGCCATACTG ATTTCAGGGAAGTACTTTATACCAAAGCACTGGAGGACACCGTGTCCGATTCCTCCGCTGATACAG GGCTGTGCTCTGAGGCCTGCCTGCTCCACCGTTCCCACTGTGACTCCCCGCCGCTTCTCCGGGCCGGCTCGGTGGGGAAGAACAAGCTGCCACCCTGCAAGAAGGTGCCGCAGCAGCTGTCAAAGACAACCACCCGCTCCCTGGGGGACCTCAAGGGCTACCGGGGCACCCGTGGGCTGGTGGCTAGGTTCCTGCAGAGACCCAAGCGCAGCCCGGCAGCTGGCATGGAGGTGTCTGGGCACAGCTTCCACGGGCACAAACAG GCTCCCTGGAGTGCCTGGCCGGGCGCAGAGCGGCCCCACGAAGGAatccacctgcagagctgcggGGACCTGAGCTCCACCTCGTCCCTGCGCCGGCTCCTGTCCGCGCGCCGGCTGGAGCGCAGCCGCCCCCGGAGCCTCAGCGGGGCCTGCAAAGAGAGCGCGCTCTGA